The DNA segment CGATGCAGACGATGAGCAAGATGAACGAGACGAGGCAGGCAAGCTGGCAAGGACGCTTCTTCTTGGCCACCTTCTCGATCACAAGGTTCAGGTTAGAGGGGAAGGTGAAGGGTGCAAAGAGACATGTCAAGGAAAATGCATTACTTGGCTGTTAATCTGGGCTCATTACAAGCTCTCAGAACAGCAACAATCTGAGCTGGTTAGTGCCCATCTCTCACAAAACAGCGCAAGGATGGGACTGAAAAATAATGACAAGTTGACAGTGCTATGGTGATGGATGAAAAGCTGCACTAAGGCGGCCTTTGGAAATAGTGACAAAGATGGAAGGCACTGCGTCGTCAACATAATTTCTGAGGCTCATCATCGTGCTGTTACTGCTACTCTTTCTGCATGCCATGACGATTATAATAATGGTCAAATGAAGCCTCCTCTCATAGACTGACACAACTTAAGTGGCACTAAGCAAACTACATCATCTCAATGTCAAGGTAATATAAACAAGAATGATAAGTACGCAGGGTCAATGAATGAAAGTACAAGAGAAATAAGTGCTGCACTGAGTGCTCTTGCTACCATTAATTCTTACACTTCTTTGGCCCTGACACAGCAGAAGGCACTCCacaaaaaataaatgcaaaaacTTGTGTAAACTTGTGACAGTGTGGAATACCTTGGGCTACAATTAAAATTCTCTGCTGAAAAAGAGCTATCTCTGCACAACCAGCTTATAGAAAGGGTAAGCCAACAGACAGGGGCCAATAACATGAGCATGCTTTCCTTTGCCAGAAATGAAACATTATTCTAGAGACAGATTACTGGGATCGAGCTCACCAGATTCTCTTCAGAACTGGTGGCAGAGGCAGGCCCAAGCAGCCTCAGGTTGCTGGACTGTGCCATTTCACTGGGTGGGTGAGTCTTCGACAGTTTGTCATCTGGAAAGGCAAGGAAATCCTTGCTCACAAACATCATCCCACGATAAGTCTACTTGGTCCTGTTGTCTCTTTTTTGCACTCATAGCAACAGCCTGGGATCAGACATAAATGGCTGAAAGCAACCTGATTAATGCATGATTTGCTTTTACTCTTTACAAATGTGTTTGCAAAGCCCCAGTTATGCCCCGCTTGCACTCCTTTTTCTGCAATCAAAACATCTGTTACTCAAACCACCAAGATTATCTTCACACCTCTATTACAATCACTCTATAACACACATTCATGGACACAAGTCAGCGATGATAGATATTTCTATTCCTTCCCCCAACCCCAATGCAAAAGCCCCGTTGAATGCCCTTCTCAATAGCAAATGAGAGGAAAGGGTATTAAcaaaggggcccgatttttattaaccatATCATAAGACCTCAACAAACAAGGgtaccaagcacaacataggggaaattacttgtacttactgattgaatttaaaaaatgataaatgaatggcaataaaagtggatgaagaaacaacttgccacaggtagGAAACGAtcgcacgtcttcgcattatgcgtgcgatgctctaccagtatCACAAAACAAATGCGGCATATGAAACTGCTGGTTTATGagccaagaataaaataaaatttaattatATTAACTAAAATAAATTAATAAGAAGACTTGCGGCCATAAAgagtaatgctttcacattcacataCGTAAGCAGCTTTAAGTGTCCCTGCGCACCTTTCATTTCGCTTCAATTAGTTTTTTATTCACTGGCTTCCCATGAAAAACATTTCACAGTGGATTGTACAGTTAAGTTGGCCAAGTCACaacatttacaaaaagaaaccTACATTGTGAATTTGTTTTTATGCCGACAGTACAGAGAAACGAAAACGCAGCACTAAaagagtaaaacaaaaaaacactcctgttttttttttctccgaactCATTTTAACTCGTTTAAACCAGTTCAAACCAGTTCAAACCAGAACAGAATGGTGCTCGGGAACCGAACCTGGAACTTAACCTGACAAGCTTGAACCCAAAACAAACCGAATCCGAAAAAATTCCGGTTCAGCACCCTCGTTACCACTGCCTTATTGACTTTCCAGTTTCTTAGTGTTCTTTTAGAGCTTATTTTATTTcactgcttttttcttcttctttttcagcACTTGCATAACAACTAAATGCTATTCATATGCCTAACCTATTTTCCTTGTGCCATTGGTGTTTCCTTTCATATATGGTGTACTACCTGTTGTAGACCTCACCTTATGTAATGCCGCCAGGCCTTTAAGGCTACAATAAACAAAATTAAATAAGCACATTCAGAAGCAACACATTTTACGAAGGCTCCATTAGTTTAGATTATTTCAGGACAAAATAGTACGATACATATAAGGGTATTTGAAGGAGTAAAATCACAAGTTCACCAAGATGAGCCATACAGCCACATGTATTGAAAAAGGTAGATGAGAGGAACGTGGCGCACCTGGATTAAAGATGACGTAGTCAACCATGGAGCCTAAAACCGCATCCGTATGCAACGAATCACTGAGTGCACGTATGTCCACAGTAAGCCTGGGTGCAAAAATGTAACACACATCAAGGGTACACCCTATAATGTAACCAGATAGTGCCCCATAAGAGCACACAaataagaggaagcgttagctgtGCTAGTGGTAGAAAGATTGCAGAGGCAAGAAAGAATCGTCATGCGACTAGTTACAATTTTATTGGGCAAACATTATTTctaataaagcaatgaaacctAATGAGTGTGTGTCATTTCTACTCTTGGTCTCCATACTTCTGGAGTTATATCTAACAGAATCAGGCCACTAGAGAGCAGAAAGGCGTTTAGTACAAGACATTCTTTCCAGTTAATAATCCCTACAGTTATGACTGTGGCTTCAATGATAGTGACTGGTGAAAAGCTTTGTCCAATGCAGTTGGTCAAGTTGGTAATATGATCCACGGTTGAACTGCAGAGCGCACAAAAGACAAGAAAGACAAGCAGAGCATCAGTGCTTGTTTGTTACATCAGCCTGTGTCCTTCGTATTTTGTGTGCGCTACAGTCCAGCGATGGTGAGCACACTTGATGCAACGCTCACTTTGCCAGCTGCTTCCAGCTTTCCCGTTCTTGCCGGTACTTGTCAGCCGTGGACAACATCAGGGACTCACAAACAGCACTGAACATCTGCTCCATGCCACCAGTAGTCCCCGTGTGCACAAACTGAGCTTTCACCGAACCATCTGCAATGAGAAAGTGCAAGAGTGCCCAAGGTGTTCGGCCATCATGATCGGCAGATGCAATGTGATGACCAACTCCACTTTACAAACTCGGTTGTCACCCTCGGACAATCTCTTCTTTCCACATGTTTTCCAACAGcatcacatacacacacacacacacattatatccCGATTGATATTCAAGCAAGTGCATTCGTGCTTTCAATCTTGTTTTGACTACAATGCTACACTACTGAAGTTCTTGGCAAGCTTGCCCAGAAATGAAATTAAACCCAAATGGATTTGCTTCTACTAGTGTAAGCTGATGTTAGCTAAAGGATGCAATTATGTTATGCCACACATACATGGTTCCAGTGCAAGTATGTCTTACATGACATCTCTACTCGCAAAATTAAAGTGACCCTGACTGCTGCTCTCCTCTAAGGACTGTCACTGTCTCTTATAATGGTAGCGCACTGTGTAAGTCATCTAGCTGCAGACAATGAACACATCCTTTCGCTAGCTTCATTCTCTACATTTCTCTTGCATGCATTCTACAAAAGTTTTAGGAAACTCACGTGACCAGTGTTCTTTTAAACTGTGCTGGATTTTAATCTTAAAATCTGAATGCAGCATTTCAGTTGTCATAATACATTGTTTTTGAAATACATTAGTAAAGTAAACGTCTTCCACACCCTACTGGTAAATCCATCATTTATTACTCACCTGCATGGACACTAGACGAATGTGAAATGTTTTGGGAGATCTATTACAACATGCTGGCCTATATTATAGAATTTCAAGATGCCTACATAAAATTCACTTGACAGTTTTAGTCACAATTTTAGTGACTTCACAGGAAAATTTAGCAAAAGTTTAGCCACTTGTTTAGAGCTAGATGCTACGAAAAGTATGGCAACACTGCCTGaaagtagcatgaagctacaaaggaaacccgatTGTCTTCCTCAGGAAAAAAAGCTTCACAGACAAAGTAAAAGTTTTTTCTGGGTAGAATTCAGACCCAGCACCACTGCCTTTCTGAAGAAGTTGCTTTACCAGTTGAGCTAACCAGGAGACTTAGGAGATGGCACAGTGAGAGCTAAGGGAATGCAACTGAAAGTGCAGAAACACTGAATGTGCAAATCAGTTTTGTATAAATTCATAAGGGTGGAGGATCACGAACTTCACGCTACTTTTGCATATATGCCTGCATTCCTTTTCATGAATTTATAATGCGTTATACCAAatcaaacacaatccaaaagtgatTGAATCAAAGTGTAATAGGCATTTTCAGAAGAGGCACGGaaactgaaactttctcccgttAAAGAAGGCAAGTGGCAAGGTAGATGAGAATCAGATTTACCTGGGGTGGGGTGTAAGGGGAACAGCTGGAACAGGTGGGCAGTCTGGAGAAGCTCTTGCTCCATGGAGTGCAAGCAGGCCATGTAGATACGCAGGGACTTGCCCAGCTCCACAACATCAGGCTGTGACAAAGCTTCCATCCTGAGTGACCATGAGACGAGGATGAAAGAAAAAAACCTAGGTGAAAGCTCGCTGTCCAATGATGAGAGAAAGCATGTCAACCTTGCACTAAGGCACACCTCTGAAATCAGGAGAACATGCTCAGCACAGCCCAGTGAACAAAACGGACCTATATATTAAGATTACGGGAAACATCTCAGTAGCCAGTGGATGAACTACACTTCATCTTAATAAAGTTTACACCCTTCGAGAcgtatcttgtccccaaacaataattgtcatctatcTTGCTTGCATTTCCCTTCTTTAAATCTCTTCACTCACAAccttcctgtcaagaatgctgtgtcacaaAGATATGCTTATGTCATTTGTGACTTGAAAGTACTGGGCACACAGCGTTATGGAAAGAAAAGGCATACAAGATAACGATTATTACCTtcggacaagataagccccaaagggtgcaaacttttcttaaaGTGCACCACCATGGTGCA comes from the Dermacentor variabilis isolate Ectoservices chromosome 2, ASM5094787v1, whole genome shotgun sequence genome and includes:
- the LOC142571899 gene encoding uncharacterized protein LOC142571899 translates to MLSTRNGSDSKGAMNQELSIAPVSCHRCFLAKSSKDHVVVVPSGGANQEYHRLIPALFRDVSTISTKSLLKLVQELSNSLTEHSLLMRLVGTPKDGLLHRSRMSALQCRCCQMAHCLKAHFVDVFRGMEALSQPDVVELGKSLRIYMACLHSMEQELLQTAHLFQLFPLHPTPDGSVKAQFVHTGTTGGMEQMFSAVCESLMLSTADKYRQERESWKQLAKLTVDIRALSDSLHTDAVLGSMVDYVIFNPDDKLSKTHPPSEMAQSSNLRLLGPASATSSEENLVAKKKRPCQLACLVSFILLIVCIAVAAIVFFLVFS